A single window of Thermoanaerobaculia bacterium DNA harbors:
- a CDS encoding GNAT family N-acetyltransferase: MNDRQLPLFAGTDLAERIENAERTLISEAAQEAARRTPEGRSFAMPLAGGVAAWAGEGSPLNKIAGLGFHGPLNEAELEAVESAYSERSCPVQVELSTAGDPSIAALLTRRGYILVGFENVLALALAPGREAVIAKAVEIRDSPDSEFDLWLDLVVTGFASPDTQGVASHEEFPREVIASAMRDCMAANGFVRSLALHDGIPAGGGSLRLHAGVAQLCGAATLPALRRRGVQSSLLEARLAQAAAAGSDVAVVTTQPGSKSQQNVQRQGFELVYARAILVRES, translated from the coding sequence ATGAACGATCGACAGCTGCCGTTGTTCGCTGGCACCGACCTCGCCGAACGCATCGAAAACGCCGAACGCACGCTGATCTCCGAGGCGGCCCAGGAGGCTGCGCGCCGCACTCCCGAGGGTCGCAGCTTCGCCATGCCGCTCGCGGGCGGCGTGGCGGCCTGGGCGGGCGAAGGCTCGCCGCTCAACAAGATCGCGGGCCTCGGCTTCCACGGGCCGTTGAACGAAGCCGAGCTCGAGGCGGTCGAAAGCGCCTATTCCGAGCGCAGCTGCCCGGTGCAGGTGGAGCTTTCGACCGCCGGTGATCCTTCGATCGCAGCGCTGCTGACTCGCCGCGGCTACATCCTGGTCGGATTCGAGAACGTGCTCGCGCTGGCGCTCGCGCCGGGCCGCGAGGCGGTGATCGCGAAGGCGGTCGAGATTCGCGACAGTCCAGACAGCGAGTTCGACCTGTGGCTCGATCTCGTCGTGACCGGATTCGCCTCACCCGACACCCAGGGTGTCGCCTCGCACGAGGAGTTCCCGCGCGAAGTGATTGCGAGCGCGATGCGTGACTGCATGGCGGCGAACGGCTTCGTGCGCTCGCTTGCGCTGCACGATGGCATCCCGGCCGGGGGCGGGAGCCTCAGGCTCCATGCCGGTGTCGCCCAGCTGTGTGGCGCGGCGACCTTGCCGGCACTTCGCCGGCGCGGCGTCCAGAGCTCGCTCCTCGAGGCGCGCCTGGCGCAGGCGGCGGCTGCCGGCTCGGATGTCGCCGTGGTGACCACCCAGCCGGGTTCGAAATCACAGCAGAACGTCCAGCGGCAGGGCTTCGAGCTGGTTTACGCCCGCGCCATCCTCGTTCGCGAGTCCTGA